A region from the Acinonyx jubatus isolate Ajub_Pintada_27869175 chromosome C2, VMU_Ajub_asm_v1.0, whole genome shotgun sequence genome encodes:
- the EOMES gene encoding eomesodermin homolog isoform X2: protein MQLGEQLLVSTVNLPGAHFYPLESARGGGSGSAGHLPGAAPSPQRLDLDKAPKKFPGSLSCETGSGEPTAASAGAPAAMLSDADAGDAFASAAAVAKPGPPDGRKGSPCGEEELPSAAAAAAAAAAAAAAAAATARYSMDSLSSERYYLQSPGPQGSELAAPCSLFPYQAAAGAPHGSVYPAPNGARYPYGSMLPPGGFPAAVCPPGRAQFGPGASASSGAGGGGGGGGGGGGAGGPGAYQYSQGAPLYGPYPGAAAAGSCGGLGGLGVPGSGFRAHVYLCNRPLWLKFHRHQTEMIITKQGRRMFPFLSFNINGLNPTAHYNVFVEVVLADPNHWRFQGGKWVTCGKADNNMQGNKMYVHPESPNTGSHWMRQEISFGKLKLTNNKGANNNNTQMIVLQSLHKYQPRLHIVEVTEDGVEDLNEPSKTQTFTFSETQFIAVTAYQNTDITQLKIDHNPFAKGFRDNYDSSHQIVPGGRYGVQSFFPEPFVNTLPQARYYNGERTVPQTNGLLSPQQSEEVANPPQRWLVTPVQQPGTNKLDIGSYESEYTSSTLLPYGIKSLPLQTSHALGYYPDPTFPAMAGWGGRGSYQRKMAAGLPWTSRTSPPVFSEDQLSKEKVKEEISSSWIQTPPSIKSLDSNDSGVYTSACKRRRLSPSTSSNENSPSIKCEDINAEEYSKDTSKGMGGYYAFYTTP from the exons CCTCCCTGGCGCGGCCCCCTCGCCTCAGAGGCTGGACTTAGACAAAGCGCCCAAGAAGTTCCCTGGCAGCCTCTCGTGCGAGACTGGGAGCGGGGAACCCACAGCAGCCAGCGCGGGGGCCCCCGCGGCCATGCTCAGTGACGCCGACGCCGGGGACGCCTTCGCCAGCGCCGCGGCAGTGGCCAAGCCCGGGCCCCCGGACGGCCGCAAGGGCTCCCCCTGCGGGGAGGAAGAGCTGCcctctgccgccgccgccgccgccgccgccgccgctgcggccgccgccgccgccgccaccgcgcGCTACTCCATGGACAGCCTGAGCTCGGAGCGCTACTACCTCCAGTCCCCCGGGCCTCAGGGCTCCGAACTGGCCGCGCCCTGCTCGCTCTTCCCCTACCAGGCGGCGGCCGGGGCGCCCCACGGATCTGTGTACCCTGCTCCCAACGGGGCGCGCTACCCCTACGGCTCCATGCTGCCCCCCGGCGGCTTCCCCGCGGCTGTGTGCCCACCTGGGAGGGCGCAGTTCGGCCCGGGAGCCAGCGCGAGTAgtggcgcgggcggcggcggcggcggtggcggcggcggcggcggggcagGCGGCCCGGGCGCCTATCAGTACAGCCAGGGGGCTCCGCTCTATGGGCCGTACCCTGGGGCTGCAGCTGCGGGTTCCTGCGGAGGACTGGGGGGGTTGGGGGTTCCTGGTTCCGGCTTCCGTGCCCACGTCTACCTGTGCAACCGGCCTCTGTGGCTCAAGTTCCACCGCCACCAAACCGAGATGATCATTACGAAACAGGGCAG GCGCATGTTTCCTTTCTTGAGCTTCAACATAAACGGACTCAATCCCACTGCCCACTACAACGTGTTCGTAGAGGTGGTGCTGGCGGACCCCAATCACTGGCGATTCCAGGGGGGCAAGTGGGTGACCTGTGGCAAAGCGGACAATAACATGCAGG gCAACAAAATGTATGTTCACCCAGAGTCTCCTAATACTGGTTCCCACTGGATGAGACAGGAGATTTCTTTTGGGAAATTAAAACTCACCAATAACAAAGgcgcaaacaacaacaacacccag ATGATAGTCTTACAGTCTTTACACAAGTACCAACCCCGGCTGCACATTGTTGAAGTTACAGAGGATGGTGTGGAGGACTTGAATGAGCCCTCAAAGACTCAGACCTTTACCTTCTCGGAAACACAGTTCATTGCAGTGACTGCCTACCAGAACACTGAC ATAACTCAACTAAAGATTGACCATAACCCCTTTGCAAAAGGCTTCAGGGACAACTATGATTC ATCCCATCAGATTGTCCCTGGAGGTCGGTACGGCGTTCAGTCCTTCTTCCCGGAGCCCTTTGTCAACACTTTACCTCAAGCCCGATATTATAATGGCGAGAGAACCGTGCCACAGACCAACGGCCTCCTTTCACCCCAACAGAGCGAAGAGGTGGCCAACCCTCCCCAGCGGTGGCTTGTCACGCCTGTCCAGCAACCTGGGACCAACAAACTAGACATCGGTTCCTATGAGTCTGAATATACTTCCAGCACCTTGCTCCCATATGGTATTAAATCCTTGCCCCTCCAGACGTCCCACGCCCTGGGGTATTACCCTGACCCAACCTTCCCTGCCATGGCAGGGTGGGGAGGTCGAGGTTCTTACCAGAGGAAGATGGCCGCTGGACTCCCATGGACCTCCAGAACCAGCCCCCCTGTGTTCTCCGAAGATCAGCTCTCCAAGGagaaagtcaaagaagaaattagctCTTCCTGGATACAGACACCCCCTTCCATCAAGTCTCTCGATTCCAATGATTCTGGGGTATACACCAGTGCTTGTAAGCGAAGGCGGCTGTCTCCTAGCACCTCTAGCAACGAAAATTCTCCCTCCATAAAGTGTGAGGACATTAACGCCGAAGAGTACAGCAAAGACACCTCAAAAGGCATGGGGGGGTATTACGCTTTTTACACCACTCCCTAA
- the EOMES gene encoding eomesodermin homolog isoform X1 — protein sequence MQLGEQLLVSTVNLPGAHFYPLESARGGGSGSAGHLPGAAPSPQRLDLDKAPKKFPGSLSCETGSGEPTAASAGAPAAMLSDADAGDAFASAAAVAKPGPPDGRKGSPCGEEELPSAAAAAAAAAAAAAAAAATARYSMDSLSSERYYLQSPGPQGSELAAPCSLFPYQAAAGAPHGSVYPAPNGARYPYGSMLPPGGFPAAVCPPGRAQFGPGASASSGAGGGGGGGGGGGGAGGPGAYQYSQGAPLYGPYPGAAAAGSCGGLGGLGVPGSGFRAHVYLCNRPLWLKFHRHQTEMIITKQGRRMFPFLSFNINGLNPTAHYNVFVEVVLADPNHWRFQGGKWVTCGKADNNMQGNKMYVHPESPNTGSHWMRQEISFGKLKLTNNKGANNNNTQMIVLQSLHKYQPRLHIVEVTEDGVEDLNEPSKTQTFTFSETQFIAVTAYQNTDITQLKIDHNPFAKGFRDNYDSMYTASENDRLTPSPTDSPRSHQIVPGGRYGVQSFFPEPFVNTLPQARYYNGERTVPQTNGLLSPQQSEEVANPPQRWLVTPVQQPGTNKLDIGSYESEYTSSTLLPYGIKSLPLQTSHALGYYPDPTFPAMAGWGGRGSYQRKMAAGLPWTSRTSPPVFSEDQLSKEKVKEEISSSWIQTPPSIKSLDSNDSGVYTSACKRRRLSPSTSSNENSPSIKCEDINAEEYSKDTSKGMGGYYAFYTTP from the exons CCTCCCTGGCGCGGCCCCCTCGCCTCAGAGGCTGGACTTAGACAAAGCGCCCAAGAAGTTCCCTGGCAGCCTCTCGTGCGAGACTGGGAGCGGGGAACCCACAGCAGCCAGCGCGGGGGCCCCCGCGGCCATGCTCAGTGACGCCGACGCCGGGGACGCCTTCGCCAGCGCCGCGGCAGTGGCCAAGCCCGGGCCCCCGGACGGCCGCAAGGGCTCCCCCTGCGGGGAGGAAGAGCTGCcctctgccgccgccgccgccgccgccgccgccgctgcggccgccgccgccgccgccaccgcgcGCTACTCCATGGACAGCCTGAGCTCGGAGCGCTACTACCTCCAGTCCCCCGGGCCTCAGGGCTCCGAACTGGCCGCGCCCTGCTCGCTCTTCCCCTACCAGGCGGCGGCCGGGGCGCCCCACGGATCTGTGTACCCTGCTCCCAACGGGGCGCGCTACCCCTACGGCTCCATGCTGCCCCCCGGCGGCTTCCCCGCGGCTGTGTGCCCACCTGGGAGGGCGCAGTTCGGCCCGGGAGCCAGCGCGAGTAgtggcgcgggcggcggcggcggcggtggcggcggcggcggcggggcagGCGGCCCGGGCGCCTATCAGTACAGCCAGGGGGCTCCGCTCTATGGGCCGTACCCTGGGGCTGCAGCTGCGGGTTCCTGCGGAGGACTGGGGGGGTTGGGGGTTCCTGGTTCCGGCTTCCGTGCCCACGTCTACCTGTGCAACCGGCCTCTGTGGCTCAAGTTCCACCGCCACCAAACCGAGATGATCATTACGAAACAGGGCAG GCGCATGTTTCCTTTCTTGAGCTTCAACATAAACGGACTCAATCCCACTGCCCACTACAACGTGTTCGTAGAGGTGGTGCTGGCGGACCCCAATCACTGGCGATTCCAGGGGGGCAAGTGGGTGACCTGTGGCAAAGCGGACAATAACATGCAGG gCAACAAAATGTATGTTCACCCAGAGTCTCCTAATACTGGTTCCCACTGGATGAGACAGGAGATTTCTTTTGGGAAATTAAAACTCACCAATAACAAAGgcgcaaacaacaacaacacccag ATGATAGTCTTACAGTCTTTACACAAGTACCAACCCCGGCTGCACATTGTTGAAGTTACAGAGGATGGTGTGGAGGACTTGAATGAGCCCTCAAAGACTCAGACCTTTACCTTCTCGGAAACACAGTTCATTGCAGTGACTGCCTACCAGAACACTGAC ATAACTCAACTAAAGATTGACCATAACCCCTTTGCAAAAGGCTTCAGGGACAACTATGATTC CATGTACACCGCTTCCGAAAATGACAGGTTAACTCCATCTCCCACGGATTCTCCTAGATCCCATCAGATTGTCCCTGGAGGTCGGTACGGCGTTCAGTCCTTCTTCCCGGAGCCCTTTGTCAACACTTTACCTCAAGCCCGATATTATAATGGCGAGAGAACCGTGCCACAGACCAACGGCCTCCTTTCACCCCAACAGAGCGAAGAGGTGGCCAACCCTCCCCAGCGGTGGCTTGTCACGCCTGTCCAGCAACCTGGGACCAACAAACTAGACATCGGTTCCTATGAGTCTGAATATACTTCCAGCACCTTGCTCCCATATGGTATTAAATCCTTGCCCCTCCAGACGTCCCACGCCCTGGGGTATTACCCTGACCCAACCTTCCCTGCCATGGCAGGGTGGGGAGGTCGAGGTTCTTACCAGAGGAAGATGGCCGCTGGACTCCCATGGACCTCCAGAACCAGCCCCCCTGTGTTCTCCGAAGATCAGCTCTCCAAGGagaaagtcaaagaagaaattagctCTTCCTGGATACAGACACCCCCTTCCATCAAGTCTCTCGATTCCAATGATTCTGGGGTATACACCAGTGCTTGTAAGCGAAGGCGGCTGTCTCCTAGCACCTCTAGCAACGAAAATTCTCCCTCCATAAAGTGTGAGGACATTAACGCCGAAGAGTACAGCAAAGACACCTCAAAAGGCATGGGGGGGTATTACGCTTTTTACACCACTCCCTAA